The Prinia subflava isolate CZ2003 ecotype Zambia chromosome 2, Cam_Psub_1.2, whole genome shotgun sequence genomic sequence TAACTTGTGCCAAAGATCCATGCCATGGGATCACAGTGGACTAACTCTCTCTTTACTCCTGCAGTTTTCCATCTCTGTGATTTATTTCAGACTAATTTCCTATAGtttgaaaatgaaagttttaaCTGTTTCAGCAGCATGGACAGTGGTTTCCAGCTCCACTTTACACAGATAGAGGCTGTTCATCTGGGATATGCTGCTGGAAAGTACAACAGGTAGTAAGACAATAGATGGTAAAGCCAGAAAATCTACCCTCAGAGAAGgcagattttgatttttaaacacacaagggtgaaagaggaaaagggagataaCTACAACCATTTTGATGTGGTTACTGTTGTTAATCATGGTTCAGTCACTCATTCTGAGTCAGCTGCtcaaataatttacatttctctttttttctagtTAACAGGTGACAAAGGAGAACTGAGCTGTGGCTGGGCCTTTCTGAAGCTTTTCACTTCCAGTGGGATTCCTGTTCCTTCCAAGTGAGTTTGttgccttttcctgctctgcctgtaTTTACACATAGATGTACAAGCATCTGTTTCAGACTAAGAGTAAAGCTCATCTTTCACACTTACACACTTCTGGGGAAAGGGCATCCAGACCAGTCCTTTATGATTCTGGCTCTTCCTTGCTGCATTATCCCCTTCCCATGTGAAAATTGGGAGACTGTTCCCAAGACCTGGAATCGAGTATGAGTTGCTGTGAATGAATCTCTCACTGCACTTGGAGTGTGAATTATGTTTTGCAGCTGATTTATAATTGGTGGGTCCATCTGAAAGAATAATATTATTCCATCTGAAAGAATTATaaagtatatatatttttattttgttaaatgtaggaaaactttatttttattgacagaaataattaattgtAGCTCAGACTTTCAAGACTTGGTTTTTACCAAATATTGATagacagatatatatatatagtgtatATGTATTCAGAATTTACCTGGGTTACAGCACAAAAGAATACCCACAGGACACCTCTACTGTTCTAGAAGTCTCTAAATCTCTTCTAGGTCCCATTTGTAAATATTGCTCTACTATTTCATTAAGTAAGCATGGTATTGCAGATTAAATTTCGTGCTTGTTTCAGCAGTGACTTACTCCTGGCAGAACTGGGGTTACATTATTCTGtaacaaattttaaatatgGAAGATTTAAATTGTTGAAGTGATGACTTCTCAAAACCATTTTAGTGAAACAATTGCTGAATTCCATGCAAGAAGAATATTTGGGCTGTGGAAAAGAAACAATGTTGTTAatggctttaaaaataattgaccTCCTAGTAtaattaaatttcaaaaatagTTGAATTCCCAATATCCCAATACAGGCTTCAAATTTATCTTTATTGACAGGATGTATGAGCTGGTCTTGAGTGGTGGAACTCCCTATGAAAGAGGCATTGAGGTTGACCCATCAATATCAAGGAGAGGTGTGGTTTCTTTTCAATATATTATAAACATAATAATGTGATTAATGCTGCATCTCCTTCACAGCAGTCCCCACAGCCTGGTTTGGGTTACTGTGTTCTATTTTTGCATGTATTTCATTATTTGTCTGCTTTTGCCTTGGCTATGGAGAGCTGGGTGGTGCCAGGCTAACTAAACTCGGAGTTCTCAACCCACTGAAATGCCCATTTTTGTAATATAATTATTACTATTGTTTCAAACTGATTGTTTGAATCTGGGGTGTTTAttcctgcagcaggctctggggTTTTTCAGCAGTTTATGAGCCTTAGGAAACAGCCTGTCCTTCTGGTGAAAGTGAAGTCACCAAGTGTGCACTCAAAAGACATCCTGAAGTGAGTCCTTGTGCttccataaaatgaaaaagtattCCAGATAGCCTAGAAAAATCTGCAGTGTTTGCAATAAACATCTCAATTGCTGTCTCTTACTTTCCCAACAGTTTTCTCCCTGAAACATTAGTTGGGGGCATGTCCTACATCCATCTCCTGGTGTTTTATCGGCAAATCCTTGGAGATGCCCTCCTGAAGGACAGGATGAGTATGCAAAGCACAGGTGAGCACTGGAGGAAGATCAGGTTCTTCCAGGGAATGACTCTCTCCAGAGTCTCCCTTTGGTAAGAAATGTTTTTGGCACTCAGGCTAAATTATCCTCTCtatttttaatcattatttACTTACTGACAGTAGGGAGAGATAGAAGTTGGAGAATTCTGGTTTTAGTGCTCAGTGTCTTGCCCTGATTATTCAGCAGAACTAATGATATTTTATAGCCTTCTCCATTTTAAATCCAActtgaaataaggaaaaatcacatttcttaaCTGTACTACGTATGAATTTATATAGGTGAGAACTGCCACACTTCCTTGATTTGATCTTCATAATTTAGGGCAGTAGATCAGGCTGACGATGTCTCCAGGAGTCAAATTGCATCCCTTTGGATTCAGACTTCATTTGAAGTCATTGAACAGCTTTATCTCAGAAGCTGTTCTGGTAGCTGTGTAACTAAAGaagatttctattttatttcaaagtccATCATCACTTTAGGAAGAGACATCTGAAAATGTCTGTTCTACTTCCCAGAAGTCATCAGTCCTGGCTCTCTTCCCTGAAATGTTTTGGCATTAGAAAATGCTTCATGTTTACCAAACTTCCCATCAGCTTCAAGGTGAAGAAACAAGTGTACATTCAATATTTGAAATCACACAATAAGGAAAACACATCAGCCAAAATCCTGCACTCTGTCACTTGGAATCTTATCCACAGTATCATTAATTAGAATAATGACAGGAGCAGAGTGATTTCTCATGTAAGTGACCCAAAAAGTTCCAAGACACCTGTGCAGTGGGATATGTGCCCCATTGGGAAAATCCACTGTGCACTTGGTCCCTGGTTCTCCTAAAATGCCATACCAGACATGTTAGGGCTGAGGTAGAACCCAAGCTGTTTATCCATAACATCCAAACCAAGCAGCACAATTGCAGCTGTGTATAAAAAGGACAGGtgcagaaatgagggaaaacaCCCCTGGCAGGTAAATCGGGAAGGGCTCATGTTTGCTGGCATTCCCAATACCCAGCACTGGGGTTTGTGTGTTTCCTCTCCTAGTTTAACTGTCTCTCAGCCACTGAGAATTGGCTGCAGTCAGAACAGTTTTTAGGGAGTTCTCCtaccttccctgctctgcagaactGTTAGAActcattttccctttggaaTAATCGGACAGGAGGGGATGTGCTGAATACCTGGATGTGCCAGTACTTTGAAAACCATCCTGATTATTTCTTAGCCTtgaatgtgtttgttttctgtttcagactTAATCTGCAATCCTCTTTTAGCAACTTTCCCTCAAGTCCTGGATCAGCCAGACCTGATGGATGCACTTCGGGTATGTTACCTTGTCAGGATTTCCAGGCAAaatttgagctttttttttttttgtcatgggACAAGATAAAGTTCTGCACAGCCTTAGTCtgattttacatttcattttagaGTGCCTGGGCAGACAAAGAAAGAACACTGAAGCGAATTGAGAAGGTAACAAACTACAGCTTTTTCTTGCCATATATTCAGGGTAATTCCAACTagctgctccctcccagtgCAATTGCTGCTTAGCTTTTCCTCTCACTGTACATCTATTTAGAAAATAGAGATATGTAAATGCAATTCTTAACGTTTCTCACCCAGATTTATAACAGTAaaccaggagcaggaggaaaattaaatcaacttgtaactttttatttcagtgtttttaggGAGGAACCTGTTACAGGTTGGTACCCAGAGTGTGGCTCCCTGTCATGATGTGCTTCCTGTAGTTGTCTGGTAAAAGCTTTCCATGGATAGAAAAGGGGCTGTGTATGCCCACAAAATCATCTTCCCTCCTCCAAACTCTCAGCTTCAGTCCTCCCACAATCTGCCTGGGAAAAAGGCCCCCAAATTCCTCAGATCTCTCTACCGCAGACAGTAGTAATCCCACATTTTGGCACATAGACAGCTGCAGAAGTGGTCTGGTTGTCCCTGGGCTCACTCACAGCTTGTCCTACCTCCTGTCTCCCAGACAGATAGCAGCTGCAGGGAACTGAATGAGAAAGCCATTGGCTCTCAGTCCCGGATTTCCTGGGAGCAACAGTGGGATATTTCATTCCCTGTCCATGCTCCTGAATTGATGCACAAGGATGGCTCCCTGTTAATGCAGAACAAACACCCGCTGAGTCAGAGTGGCTTTTTCAGGGCCATTCATCCAAAAGGAAAGCAGATCTGCTCACGGAATTGGCAACACCCCGGGATCCCAGAACCATCCAGTTCTACCTGACTGGCATGTGCCACTCCCACGGAAGGATTGCTGCCTGCTGAACACTCACCCCTCGCGTGGTTCCGTGAGGCTGAGCTGTCAAAtgctccctgccaggcacagcacccCTGCGGCTGGGACACTCTGGACTTGGATCTTTCCCATGTGTTTGATAATTGACCAGCCTGATCCTTTGTCTCTGGGTTTTCCAAACTGATCTTTACAGAGGAGCACACAGGTCACACCATGTGCAAAGAGTGGGACAACAGTGCCCAGGGGCAGCATCACCTCTGGCTCCAACGAGTGGGATCGGAGCCATGCTCCGCCTAGGACAGCAGGGAAATGAGAAGAGTTTGGGcttccagggcagggaggatgtGGCACTGCTTTTAAGGAATACAAATACCCCACACCAAAGGGCTCTCGGCACCTGCAGTTTGTGGGAAGGCTGGCAGAGTTCAGGGTGCAGGTTTGTTGATATGCTGGAGGCTTATCCAAGATAACGGATGTGTGTTCAGGAAGGTCAAATCTCTTCCCGTTGTTTTCCTGGGAACTGGGAGTgagttgtttggattttttcctgtgtacAATACTTTGGAAAAGTGCTTGGCAACACCACGTGTTTGCACTGAAGTATTTTCAAATACTCTTCTCTGCAGAGAGATCAAGAATtcctgaagtctgcatttgtcCTGGTGTACCACGACTCTgtgttccctctgctctgctccacgTTCCTCCCCGCCTACAAATGGGCTGAGGAAGAGGCAGAATTGTCTCGCTGGAAAGTGATCCATGACTTCCTGAAAAGGAGCCGGGAGAACGATGGTGCGCTGGAGTACCTGCTGTCATCAGAAAACACCCACAGAGCCTTTGACATCTCAGAGCTGGCCTATGATTTCTTAGGAGAAGAGAGGCAAAACGATCCTGGACAATAAACAATTCAGGCTCTCTTAGGACATggtaataataaaattaaattcttacCAAAGAGATTGTGTAGGATCTGAATTGCTATGGATATTTTAGCACAATTAAGATTTTGAGAgagattaaaattattttatctgtttttgtactggaaattgtattttaaatttgtaaCTTTGCAGCGTTAAACAAGGTTGCCTGTTACTACCTGTGCTAGCCATGTCAGGTGTCATATTTTGCCAAAGCTGAGGTAGCCCTTTTCTCCTCTTGTGCAGCTTCCAATTAATTTCCAGTGTTGTTTTAATCAAGATGAACAAAAAGCTCTTTGTCCCAgtcccccagcagcctgggagcagggaagggaaagagcagCGATCTTTAAGAATGCTGCTGAGCAAGGGCAGCCAGCTTAGGGGAAGAACCCTCTCTTGCCCAACCAGTGACTTGCAGGTTGCTCTGTTTTTAGACTGTTTGCCTGTTCTTCTCCCCCACTCAGGGGAAGGCTGGGTTACTCCCAGGAATGTGCCTGACCCAACACAAATAACAGCTGGTGGGAATCCTGGCAATGCTGCATTTCCCCAGGATTATTTCCTCTGCTGACCCCTGAGCGCCTCGGGACCAcaggctctgtgtgctgcccaATCCCAGAGGGAAGTGATTAATCCACTTTCTCTTTAGTGCTAGAGCATCTGGATGCTTCCTGCAGGGTGATAGGGACATTGCCACCCGAGCACACATGGATTTAAGACCAGGCCAGGCTCAGTTTTGTCTGGCAAGATTTAAAACAAGATTTATGAAAGACTCCACTGCATGGAGCCAAAGACCAGCTCCCACTGGAGCATCTGTAAACTGGAGCCTCCAGAAACACCACAGAACACTTCCTTCAGCCTAGGAAGGGTTCAGACAAGAGACATGGATTTGATCTTTGCTCTGTGTTGTGCAAGAGCTTGGCACAGAAGCAGAGTTCCTGGGGCATCATCTGTCTCGCCTAGCAGAGCAGTGATATCTCACTGGGACAGTGTCCTCCTCCTGCTGTAGCCCATTGCCCGTGTTAATGGAGTCATTCTGTCCTCTCTGGGCCACCAGGCAGAAGTGCCACCCCCAGCCTTTCATCGTACCCCTTATCTGGGAGTTCTGGAGCCAGGCAGAGTGCAGTGGATGAGACAAGAAGTGCTTCCCGAATCCAAAATTCATTTGCCAGGAGGCAGAAATTCCTGTAGCTCTCCTTCAAACCTTACTGGGCACTTGGGAGCACATTGCTAAGCCCTCCTGGTGTCTTTGTAAAATTTACCTGCTACTTTCTGAAGGTTGGATGTGCCTGGAGGGTGTGGAGGCGTCTGACGTGACCATGAGGCAGAAACCTGAACAGAAAGGGGAGGAGGCAACAACAGTGgaggcaaaaatatttcaggcttGGAAGCGTGCCAAGGACAACTGCAGGAAACATTTCTGTCCCGGCAAGGTGGgggaagtttttttttttcctttcccctccagTTCATGATTTTGCAGTGGTGTGTGGTGGGGCCGGGGTCCCGCTCTGTCCCATCCCGGCTGGCAGTGGGATCCACAGAGCCGCTGCAGTCTCCGGCGGTGCCCGGGGCTCGTcgggccggggcagcggcgTGGTGCCAGCCCAGGCCGGTTCCTGTGTTACGTCCCGCGGGCGTGTCCCTTAAATCCCGCACgggagcggcgcggggcagGCGAGCGCCAGCGGAGCCGAGCGGAGCGGTGTCAGCCGGAGAGACATGGCCTCGGTGggtccctctgcagcctccacGCAGCCCGCCCTGCCATCCGGACCCGCCGTGTTCAAAACCATCCCCTACGCCTTCATCCTGCCGGAGATCGTGAGTATGCCTCGCTCCGCTGCCTCACGGCACCCACTCCTGGCTAAAATCCCCCGAAACCATCCTGAAGGCATCATTACCGGGAAATGACATGTTGTCTTTGAGCTTATGCTGGATGCACAAAGTATTCCTGATGGGTTTTTTAGGAACAGCTTGAGGACAAGGTACGCTCAGCTCCATCACAGCCTGTCACTGGCTGGTCACTGGCTGccatggggctgggagaggctgaagagctgctggctcgtccagggcagaggagcagctcttgTTATGTAGAAATGGCTTGAGAATCAAGGGAATTTTGCTCTGTGTATCAAGTCGTTCCAGGGGTTGAAGGCAATTGGGCGTCTTGTAATGTGTgacattccatgattctttcGATTGCTTCTGGGTCCAGAGGGCATTCAGTGGGACCGGCCAAGATAGCAGCTGGTGTACTTTGTCATGGTGCATGGGTCTGGCAGCCACACTCCCCATGCTCAGCAGGCAcagtccctgcccgtggcagtgGGCTCAGCTCCCTGATGCAATTCAGGGGTTTCACCCACCGCAGCTGCAATGGCACAGGGTGGCACAGGCTCATCCTGATAACCTCATGTGCTTTTTGTGCTCAGTAAATATTTTGGGTGGATCCAGAGCGTGCAACTTGCTCCAAGCTGGTGCGTGGAGCTGAGAAGAGACTTCCTTGTGCTGTGATTCCAAGCCCCGGAGATTAATgagcgggcagggctgggttgAGGCAGCCATTCACTTTTCCCAgataaaagcacattttctgGCTTCTCCACCAAATCCCTCAGGATGAGACATTTCCTTGTGTGGAAGGCGGCAGCAATCCCTTCCCTTTTGTGTGAACACTCATTTCCCATGAGTGTTCAGGAAAGCGGTGCCAGCTTGCTGGTTGTTgcactgggatgcactgggaaaGACGCAGGGGTTCCGCTGGCTGCTGCGGTCAGCCCAAGAGAGAGGCGAGGAGGGAATTGGGGAGGAAAAGAGCTTTTCCTCATCCCACACTCATCAGAGGCGCCTGTTTGTCCCTGGCAGGTCTGCGGGACCTGGGTGTGGATCCTTGTCGCTGCTACCTCCGTCTCCTTGCCGCTGTTGCAGGGATGGGTGATGTACGTGTCCCTCACTTCCTGCCtcatctccctgctgctcctcttaAGCTACCTCCTTGGCTTCCACAGGAACAGCGAGAACTGGAAAGTGCTGGTAAGGAAGGGATGGAACACAGGCAGATGTTGGCAGCAGCAATGTGGGTGCAGGACCACCATGGCTGGTGACCCACCAacccttttctccttttgcctTGACTGGAAAGTCCAGGGGAGCTCTGCTGTGAAACCACTGCCTGGGAGGGTTcggtcccagccctgtccaggcaCGTGCCCCGCTTTGGGGCACTCACAGGGGGCTTGTTTTGCAGGACAGCTTGTACCATGGCACCACGGCCATTCTGTACATGAGCGCTGCTGTCCTGCAGGCCAACGCGACCATCAACTCTGAGTTTGGCACCAATGCGCCACTCAACTACCAACTCAACTGCGCTGCATCGGTGAGTCCGGAgcaccctgccaggctgcagaacACAGCTCCCCCCGGGAGAGGCAACAGCATGTGCTaaagccacagcagagccacctcaagccccacagtgtcacatTGGGCAGAGCTTCAGCTCCCCACCTCTGTGGGTCATGGAGATAGCACCAGCTTCTCAGGGTCCACCAGTTCATGGACAGCCTGGTGTGGCTGGAtcctgggaaaggctgaggCCTTGCCTCTCCTCTGAGGCTGGAGAGAGCTCTA encodes the following:
- the MALL gene encoding MAL-like protein isoform X2 → MASVGPSAASTQPALPSGPAVFKTIPYAFILPEIVCGTWVWILVAATSVSLPLLQGWVILYHGTTAILYMSAAVLQANATINSEFGTNAPLNYQLNCAASFFAFLTTFLYILHAFSIYYQ
- the MALL gene encoding MAL-like protein isoform X1, yielding MASVGPSAASTQPALPSGPAVFKTIPYAFILPEIVCGTWVWILVAATSVSLPLLQGWVMYVSLTSCLISLLLLLSYLLGFHRNSENWKVLDSLYHGTTAILYMSAAVLQANATINSEFGTNAPLNYQLNCAASFFAFLTTFLYILHAFSIYYQ